The genome window TTCCAGGACTTGTACCTCCCAATCCGGCGTGAGGAGCGTTTCCGCAAACGGAATGGGGTTATCCGGACTGCCGCCCAGCGGTTCGTCAACAGGCGCGGCCTGTGTTGGCGGGACTTCGGTCGCCGCTGGTTGATCCCCGGCGGGCTCCGAGATCACCTCGGGCGGCGCGGATTCAGGCGCGGAGCCTCCACAGGCAGCTGTCAGCAGGAACAGGATGCCAAGTAAAAACACAACAGTCTTGTTGGGAAACAACGGGCTCATGTCTATATTCTCCTTCTATTTTTAAAATCGATGGTTTGCCGAGGAATTACGTCGGTTGGCAACAAGCATACATTCACATACCGCTGTTTCCTATCCCCTATTCGGTTGATGCGGATTGTACGACATGGCGCAGCCCCTGATAAAAAAACCGCAGGCTCATCACCTGCGGTTTGCTTTCCGTTGTTATTACCGCCGCCTGCCGCCCATAAATCCAAGGAGACCGAACAACAGGATGGTTCCCAGCAGGAAGCCCAGATTGTACATGGGTCCGTTATTGTGTACTTCGTACATTTGCACCGCGGGATTGAAAAACGATACGAACAGGGTGATCAGAGCCACAAGTCCATGCCAAAACCCTGTACCGAAGCCGGGCACCCGTCCATTCTCAGCCGGCTCGTTCAACTGCGGGTTGACACCGGGCAGGGTAAATTGAATCTCGGTATCGAGCTCCTCGACGTTTACAGTGGAGCCGGGGGCACAAGCAGTCAGCGTGACGAGCAATGCGGCAAACAAAACAAATACGGGTATTTTCTTCATTTTTACCTCTTGGATTTCTCGATTCGATGAAACAGGTTTAGTCCATTCAAATCATACACGAAGCATGCTTCCCTCACATCCATCGGCTGGGGAGCATTTATCTCCGCCACTTGGGGGAGATGACGGTCAACACAAGGGAATAAAAAACCGCGGGCTCATCACCCGCGGTTCCCTCGAGACACACATAACCCCCTAGCCCGGCCTCTCCCCATCCTCCAACTCCGCCAACAACAAATCCAATGCCCCCACCGAGATCTGCAACTCGCGCAGGGAGATGCCGAGCGAAATGATCATCAAGACCAGCGCGATACCGAAACTCCACTGCCCGCCCGCCACCCAGCCTGCAAAGAGCGCGAACATGCTGACCACGCAAAAAAGCAGGCTCAACACGCCGTAGATCTGCATATTGCGGATGAGATACACGCGGTAGCGTAAATTTGCGATCTGGCGGAGCAGGCTTTCCTCATGATCCCTGCTATATCGATCATGCAAATTACGGATGATGGTCGCAAGGGTCAAAAAGCGATTGGTGTATGCCAGCAGCAATAATGAAACCGTCGGGAACAACAAGGCGGGGGTGGTGAGCGTGATCTCCATCCGACTACTCCATATCGCCGAACCAGCCCTTACGGATGAACCACTTGACCAGTTCCAGAACGGGGGTGATGGTGGCTGCCACGGCGAAGATGATCACCCAATCTATCGGCGGCAGGCTGTAGGTGCTGAATGGCTCATGCAGGAAAGGCAAGTACACGATCAGCAATAACAGTGAGAATTCCCACACGATGGCAAGGTTCAACCATTTATTCCGGAACGGCCGTTCGAATACCGTGCGGTGCTCCGAACGATGGTTGTAGGCCTTGAAGAACTGGATCACCACCAGCGACATGAAGGTCATCGTCATCGCCTCTTCCATGCTGCGCCCGGAGTTCAATGCCCAAATGAACAGGCTGATATTAACGAAACCAGACCAAAGCCCGGCGATGCCCAATATCCATTTTACCGGGCGGGTAAATATCCCGGTGAGCGGGTTGCGCGGCTTGCGGCGCATGATGTCGGCATCCGACGGGTCCACCGCCAGCGCCAGTGCGGGCAGGCCGTCCGTTGCCAGGTTCACATACAGCAGTTGCACCGCTGTCAACGGCAGTGGCAGGCCAAGCAGGGTGGCGGCAGCCATCAGGGTGATCTCGCCGATATTCGAGGAGAGCAGGAACATCAAATACTTTTTGATGTTGCCAAAGACACCGCGCCCCTCCTCCACGGCCGCAACGATGGAGGCGAAATTATCGTCGGTCAGGGTCATCGCAGCGGCTTCCTTGGTGACGTCCGTGCCGGTGATGCCCATCGCAATGCCGATGTCCGCCTTCTTGAGCGCGGGCGCATCGTTCACGCCGTCACCGGTCATCGCCACGATATGTTCGTTGGCCTGCAAGGCGGTGACCACGCGCAATTTATGCGCCGGGGAAACACGCGCATACACGTCGATGGTTTCCACTTCCTTCTTGAACTGTTCGTCAGACATCGCCTCCAGTTCCGCACCGCTGACCACCCGCCCGGTTTTCAACAAACCCAGTTCATTTGCCACCGCCCGCGCAGTTGCAGGATGGTCGCCCGTGATCATCACGGCGCGGATGCCCGCCTCCTCACAAACGGCGATCGCCTCCTTTGCTTCGCTGCGCGGAGGATCGATCATGCCGGTCAGGCCCAGAAAGGTCATGCCGGTTTGAGCGGTTTCAAGGTTCACATTCTCTTTGCAAGCGATCCCCAAAACGCGCAATGCCTCGCCCGCCATTTTTTGTGCCTGATCCAACACCTGTTTTCGTCCGCGCGCGTCGAGCGGCTTGGGTCCATCCGGGGTCAATTGCCAGTCACAATCATCCAGGATCACTTCGGGAGCGCCTTTGGCGTATGCGATCACCCCGTCCTTCGTCTGATGCAGTGTGGTCATGCGTTTTGATTCGGATGTGAACGGGATCTCCTGTACGCGGGGATATTCGGCATCGAGCGCCTCTTTCTGCAAACCAGCCTTGGCCGCCGCCACCACCAACGCGCCTTCCGTTGGATCTCCTTTAATATCCCATTCACTTCCCGATTCATTTTCCGCGCCGCTGACCAGGTGTGTATCAGATGCGAGCGTGGCGGCAGTCAGCATCTGGCGCAGCCCGTCCGGCATTTCAGTGACCGGTTTTCCATCGCGGGAGAACTCGCCGACCGGCGCATATCCCGGGCCGCTGACCGTGAACAACTCACCGGCGGCATATACTTTTCGTACGGTCATTTCATCCTTGGTCAGCGTACCGGTCTTATCCGAGCAGATGACCGAGGTGCTGCCGAGCGTCTCCACGGCCGGCAGGCGGCGGATGAGCGCATTGCGTTTGACCATTTTTTGCACACCGATGGCAAGCGAGATGGTCACCACGGCCGGCAAGGCTTCCGGCACGACCGCCACCGCCAGCGCAATGCCGAAGATCAGCATTTCGACAAAGGGTTGTCCGCGCATCAACCCCAGCGCCACGATCAACGCAACAACCACAAATGCCGCACGCGCCAGCGCCGTCCCAACGCGATCCAGGTTTTGCTGGAGGGGCGTACGTCCGCTTTCCACGGTCTGCAAGAGTTGGGCGATCTTGCCAAATTCAGTGTACATGCCCGTGGCCACCACCACAGCCTGACCACGTCCATAGGTGGCGGCGGTCCCGGCGTAGACCATGTTCGAGCGGTCTCCCAGGCTTAGTTCCGCATTGGGAAGCGGCTCTGTGGATTTTTCCAAGGGAACAGATTCACCCGTCAGCGCCGCCTCGTCCACCTGCAAATTGACGGATTCGAGCAGGCGCGCATCGGCAGGGATGCGGTCGCCGGTATGTACAAGAATGACATCGCCCGGCACCAGTTCGCGGGCCGGCACTTTGACTTCCGCATCGTCACGCAAAACGGAGGCTGTGGGAGCTGCCATGCGCCGCAAGGCTTCGATGGCACGCTCGGCACGATATTCCTGGATAAAACCGAGAAAGACGGCAAACAATACGATCACGGCAATCACAATGGACTCGACACCATGCCCGAGAAACAGGGAGAGGATGGTTGCACCGAGCAGGATCAATATCAGGATGTTCTTGAACTGTTCGAATAAAATTTCCCAGGCGGAAATGCGTTTGGCTGCCTGAATTTCATTGGGACCGTATTCGGTGAGACGCTGCTCCGCCTCCGCCTGCTTCAGCCCGGCAGGCCGGCTTTTTAGTTCAGCGAATACTTCTTCCGATGTTTTTGCGTACCAGGTATTATTGGTCTGCATTTTTTTCTCCTGTATATTTTGTTCAACAAAAAAGACCACCGCCCACAAGGCGATGGTCTTGCGTTTACGTTCAAACAGCCGGGAAATCTCTTTCCGTCTTGGCGACTGTTTTTCCCGAAAAAGTCCGGGCGCTACTCCCCATCGGAGTTGGGATAGTGTAAATGATTACCAAGCGGTTGTCAATTACGGTTCCGTTAGTTTTTTGTTGGAGAAGAGGCGGGGGCGTGCCTAGGGTATCCCAAAAGTTACCGCCTTTGGATTTACCAGCAGCATCGACACCTGTACGCCGAACTGCGGCAGATATGGGTTGCTGATGACTGCCTCGTACATGGACATCCAGGCGGTATGGGAAACATCCAGATAGGTTGCCAGGTCGGTCTGCGTTGAGACGCGCAGTTTGCCCTTCAATAAAAAGGTGCCGATCATGACGACCAAAGGTTGCATCGTACGGTTCAGTTCACCGGCATCGTAATCCAAAGGATCCTGTGCGGGCGGAGCAAGATGGAAGGCGATGACCCTTTCGGTTGGAAGAAATAATTCCGAAAAGGTCAGCGTTTTGGGAACTGTTCCGCCAAACGAAACCACCTGCGGCGATAACAGATGAAGGTAATTCGGAACACCCTGTGTGCGAAGCCAGATGCTGACACGGAAATTTTCCTTGACCACAACCTCCCCGCGTACCAGCATGTCTGAAGTATAAGCCATCACCATGGCCGTCTTTTCATCGGGCGCAAGCTGCCGCATCATTCACTCCTTTGCATGGATGCATTATACAACACCCTTCCATGTGACAGGTTGAGCGTTTATACTCTTTTCGTTATGACATTCGACCCGCCCAAGGAAAAACGCTGGATCATCCCGCCTCAGATCACGCCCGAAGCGGATGCCGAGCTGTCGAAATTTCCGCCCGTTTTGAGACAGATCCTCTTCAACCGCGGCTATGCCAACGAGGCCGATGCGCGCGCCTTTCTCAATGCAAAACCGAACATCAACACCGACCCGTTTCAAATGACGGGGATGCGTGAGGCGGTTGAGCGCATCCAGGCCGGCATCATGAACAGCGAACCCATCGCCATCTACGGCGATTACGATGTGGACGGGGTCACAGCCACCGCGCTGCTCGTGGAGACTCTGCAAAAACTGGATGCGGATGTGCGCGGTTACATCCCGAACCGTTTTGAGGAAGGTTATGGATTAAACAACAACGCGCTGGATGAGCTTAAAGCGGACGGCATCAAGCTGGTCATCACCGTGGACTGCGGCATCCGCTCGCCGAACGAGGCGCTTCATGCGCGCACCATCGGGATGGACCTCATCATCAGCGACCACCATCACCCTGACGCTGAAAACCTGCCGCCGGCCTTCGCTGTCATCAACCCCAAACAACATGGCGATGTGTACCCGGATAAGGATCTGGCCGGCGTGGGAATCGCGTACAAAATTGCGGAGGCCTTGTTTTCTATCCGGGCATCAAAGGCCGAAGACGGATTGAACGATCAATTCCTTGACAATCTTCTTGATCTGGTCGCATTGGGAACCGTCGCCGACCTTGCGCCGCTGGTTGGTGAAAACCGCGTGCTTGTGCGCAGAGGCCTTCGGCAGATGCGGCAGACCACGCGGCAGGGATTGTTCTCGCTGGCAGGGGTCTCGGATCTGGCACTCGCGAAAGTGAACGCCGGGCACATCGGCTTCCTGCTCGGTCCACGCTTGAATGCTGCGGGACGATTAAAGGAGGCGCTGGCGGCCTTTGAACTATTGACAACGACCGATGTCTTCAAAGCCGGTGAACTGGCACAGCAGTTGGATATGCAAAACCGCGAACGGCAGCGCATCACGCGCGAGACGCAGACGCGTGCCGAGGAAATTGCGATGGGCGAAGACCCGCATGCCTATCTGCTCTTTGCCGCGCATGGGGAATTCAATTCAGGCGTGGTCGGTCTCGCCGCTTCACGCTTGACAGAAAAATTCTATCGCCCCGCCATCGTCGCATCCAAAGGCGAGCAGGAGACGCGCGGCTCGTGCCGCTCCATTCCCGAATTCCACATCACGGATGCCCTCGATCAGTGCGCGGACCTGCTCGTCCGCCACGGGGGACATGCCGCAGCGGCAGGCTTCACGGTGAAGAATGAGAATCTGTCAGGCCTGGTTGCCAGATTGAAAGCCATCGCCGCGGAAAAACTGTCCGGCGAAGATCTCAGGCCGACGGTCACCGCGGATGCGGAAGTATCCCTCACGGAAGTGCGTCCGGACCTGTATGAAAAATGTCTGCGCTATCTCGAGCCGACGGGGTATGGCAATCAGGAAGCCCGCTTTGTGGCGCGCAACGTGAAAATCAAAAACGCTCGCACCGTCGGCGCAGACGGGAAGCACTTAAAGTTATCACTCGAAGATGAAAACAGATTTACGCACGATGCGATCGGTTTTCGGTTGGGCGGGTGGAACAAAAACATGCCGCCGCGCGTGGATATCGTATTCACCTATGAAGTAAATGAATACAACGGACGCGCGGGCTATCAATTGAATTTGAAGGATTTGAAAGCGGCGTAAATCTATCCCTTTTGCACAGGGAGTTTTGCGCGCCTCCACGCCAGCATGCCGCCCTGCATGTTGAAAACGCCAAAGCCCTCCCTTGCCAAAATCCTCGCTGCCGAACGGCTGCGGCTGCCCGTGGCACAAATGCAGACGATCTCGCGTCCCCTGGGAAGTTCCCCCATGCGCTTATATAACTCATTGAGCGGACAGAGTTTTGCACCGTGGATGTGTCCCTGACGGAACTCATCGGGCTGGCGCACATCCAATACCAGCGGATGTTTTCCGAATTTCAATTTTTCGCTCAGCTGTGTTGCCGTGATGTTCGGCACCGAAGGCCCAAACAATTTGGATAAGAAACCCATTCTTATCAGCCCTCCAATTTTGATTTTTTATTTCACCTTCAATTCATCTTCCCGTTCGGGAATGGTGAAACGGGTGATCGTCGTGTAATCCACAAAAGCGGGCATGAATTTATTCATGAAAGCAGTTACACTCCACAGCCAGGGAATGATCCACATGCGCCTCGGGCGGCGTACCAGTTTTACCACAGCCTCGCCGACCTGCTCCGCAGTCAATAGCATAAATTTGGGCGTGGAGGCATTGGTCTTGCGCTTGATGCCGGCGTGCCGGCTGAATTCGGTCACAACACCGCCCGGGTAGATGAGCGAAACGTCAATGCCCCAGGGTTTGACCTCACGGCGCAGGGCCTCGGAGAAACCATGCACGGCGTGTTTGGAGGCGGCATAGATCGTATAGGTGGGCGTGCCGACCAGGCCCGCCATCGAACACATGTTGATGATGCTGCCTGCGCGCTGTTTCATCATGAGCGGCAGCACCTGCCGCGTGGTCTGGATGACGCCCATCACGTTCACGTCAATCTGCGCCTGAATATCCTTCACGGGGTCAAGATTTTCCAGCCAGTCCAAGCGGCCAAAACCGGCATTATTGACCAGCACATCGATCCGTCCGAACTTTTCCAAGGTTTGTGCGACCAGCTTTTGGATATCATTCAGCCTAGAGAGATCGGCTTGCACAACAAAAGCATCCGCACCTGTACCCATCGCCTCGATCTCCTGCGCAAGCGACAGCAGCTTGTCCACACGGCGGGCGGCCAGCACCACCTTCGCACCCTGGCGTCCGAACTGGCGGGCGGTGGCTTCGCCGATCCCTGATGACGCGCCTGTAACGATGACCACCTTACCTTTAATGTCCATGTCATTCTCCTTTGATTTCGGTAGGGGCGCAGCGACGCTGCGCCCCTACGTCATTATGGTCCCCAGCGGGGCTGGTAATCACAATAATCGTTGTCCGTGATGCGGCGCACGTCCGTGCCGTCCACGCGCATGACGTAGATCTCGCAGCCGTGGTCATCACCGTATTTATCAAAGTAGGAGGTGAACGCCACCCACTGACCATCGGGCGAGATGGACGGTCCCTGCGAATTGCCGCCTGTTGGCGACAGCATGCGCGCGTTCGAACCGTCCGCATTCATGATGTAGACATCCCGATTCCATGGTTGACCGGAATACGTGACTATGAACTGTGCATCCGGCGACCAGTCGCTTCTTCCCCGTATCGCGGGCAGGCTGCTGATCTTTTGCAGGTCACTGCCATTGGGCCTGATCCTGTATAACTGTACTCCGCCCTGGGCATCGGATGCAAACAAAATATAATTTCCATGCGGTGACCAGGTTGGGTCCCAGCCTGAGGCGTTCGGGATCCTGCGCTGGTTGCTTCCATCGCGATCCATCAACCAGAGTTCATTTGAGGTCGGCGTGGATAGTTTGAAAACAATGGATTTGCCGTCGGGGGAAATTTCAGGGCCGTTGACGTTGCCAAGCCTGTCGGTCAATTGAGTGAGACTGCCTGTGACAATGTCCATTTCGTAAATCTCGTAGATATTTGGTTCGCGGAAGGCGGCATAGATGACACTCTTTCCATCGGGAGCGACAGATGGATAGTAATGCTGCCGGGTGTTATCGGTGGTCAGACGGCGGAAGCCGGTCCCATCCGCGTTGATGATGCAAATCTGATTATAGGCGGTGACTTTGAACACCTGACAGGTAAAAGCGATCCTGCCGAACGGTTCACCATCTGCGGAAACCGGGATGGCCGCTTGAGGGGGAGAGTCGACTGGCAGCGGGGTGGATGCCGCAAGCGTGGCGAGCAGGTCTTCGGGCGGAGTGGATCCGCCGGCCGGCAGGTTACAGGCAGCCAGGAAGACCATGACTGTCCACCCAGTCAGAACGGGTCCAATTTTCCTCTTAAAAAGATTCAAGGTAAAACTCCTCGCCAGCCAGAATCTTCGCGCCCACGCTATTACATTGCGGACAGACCGTTTCCTTTCTTTGGGGATGATATTTCAGAAAGCACGCCATGCACTGCAGCTCGGCGGGAATCATGCGGATATTTAATGTAGTTTGCGCGAGCGATGTTTGCGCCACAAGTTCTTCCCACTGTTCACGTAGCTGTTCTTCGTTAAGGTCATTCAATTCGCCGACTGCTAATTGAACTGAGTCCGCAGGCAACGGTTCCCGAAGCAGAAGGCTGACAATGGAAGATAATCGCGGGTTGCTATCCATAACAGTAAAACGCCTCAGGCTGGTCTATAAACGCACACCGCCCCTCAATGGGGTTCTGTCCAGTCCGTATAATCTGTCCAATCCTTAAAAATGCCTCAGGCTGGTCTATAAGCCGCATTCTGTCCGGCGGATCGCTCCGCTTGTGCAGTCATCTCTCTGGGCGGTGCGTCGCCGCGCCGCTCGATGCAGCCTACCCGGGACTGGCCCTTCCCACAAGAGGGAAAGGCACGTGCGAAGACGAGCTGTCTCCCATCGTCCACAGACGATTTCGTCCCTGCTTGGCCTTGCTCCCGGCGGGGGTTACCTGGCCACGCGCATTACTGCGCGCGCCGGTGGTCTCTTACACCACCTTTTCACCATCACTCTCACCCCGCAGGGTGGAGAGCTGTCTTTTTTCTGTGGCCCTTTTATCCGGCAGGTTCACGCCTCTCGGCGGTTTCCCCGCCCCGGGTGCTATCCGACGCCGTGCTCTTTGGAGTGCGGACTTTCCTCGATCCCGTCAACGCAGGACCGCGACTGCCCGACCAGCCTGAGGTAAATGTATGATACACGCTGGCGAGGGGAGAGTCAACGCTTGAGAGGTGGACATTTCGAGAAAAGACATTAAAATAGAGGAGCAGCTTACATTCAGGTACCATTAAAGAGGATCCATTTGAGCAACTGGCCCGGGAAGTTTGTAATTGGTCTGACTGGCAACATCGCAACCGGAAAGAGCGTGGTGCGCCGCATGCTGGAGCATTTGGGCGCATATACCATTGACGCGGACGCACTCACACACCGAACCTATGCCAGGGGCGCGCCGGGCTATCAACAGGTGATTGACCGCTTTGGCAAATGGCTGGTCAACAAGGACGGCGAGATCGACCGCAGTAAACTTGGCAATCTCGTCTTCAATGACGCCGAAGCGCTGAAACAACTGGAAGCCATTGTCCACCCGCTGGTGCGTCAGGCGACGGAAATCCTCGCAAAACGTGCATCCCAACCGGTGATCGTGGTCGAAGCGATAAAACTGCTCGAGGGTGAACTGCGAATGGTGTGCGATTCCATCTGGGTGACAAATGCCCCGGAAGATGTCCAGCTGGAAAGGCTGATCCGCAAGCGCGGGATGAAGCGCGAACAGGCGCTGGAACGAATCCGCATCCAGTCGGCACAAAGCGCGAAAGTGGCGGTGGCAAATATCGTCATCACCAACACCGGCTCCTATGATGACCTGTGGAAACAGGTCAACGAAGCCTGGAAAGAGGTTGTCCCTGCCACAAGCGGTGTGGAGCCCGCGGCTGCCAGGAAACCGCTGCCCCCCAGCGGCGAATTCATGGTCCAGCGCGGAAAGCCCAAAAATTCGGCAGCCATCGCTGAATTGATCACACGCCTGAGCAAAGGCAAACGCAAGGTCACCGCAGACGATGTGATGGAGGATTTCGGCGACAAGGCGTACATGATTCTTCAACAGGACCAAAAACTCGTCGGCCTGGCGGGCTGGCAGGTGGAAAACCTGGTAACGCGCACAACCGACATCTTCCTCGATGAAAACCTTGATGTTCAAAAAGCGCTTCAGACCCTGATCAAGGAAGTGGAAAGCGCCTCGAGCGAACTGCAAAGCGAAGCATCCCTTATCTTTGCCATGCACGATCTTTCCATGCAACAGGATCTCTGGAAGGGACTTGGCTACGAAAAACGCACAGCCGAGACCCTCGGTGTGCAAGCCTGGCAGGATGCCGCAAGCGAATCCACAACCGCGGGAAGTTCGCTCTTCTTCAAACAATTGCGCAGGGACCGCGTCCTGCGCCCCATCTAGAGGTTGGCAGCCGGTGATTGCAACCTGTTACAAAAAATGCCGCACCTCCTGCTGGTAATGTATGCGGCACGCCATGGTATTCATCCATCCTGGATTGCCGCACCCTGACTCTCACCACCCTATACCGTGACCGAATTCCTGAACAACCTCTTCTTCATTTTTCAACGAATCAGCTGGCTGAGCATCTTTGACATCCTGCTCGTCACGCTGATCTTCTTTGCATTGCTTTACACCCTTCGCGACACACAGGCAATGGCCTTGCTGCGCGGAATGATCCTGCTGGTCGTGGCGCTCATCCTGCTCACCAGCCTCGTGGAACTGCCCGCTTTTTCGTGGTTCGCACAAAGCTCACTGCCGGCCCTGTTACTGGCCCTGCCGGTGATATTTGCCCCGGAGATTCGGCGGACCCTGGAACGCATCGGTCGCGCCGGGACCGTCTGGCCTGTTTCCGTTCAATCAGCGGATGCCAGCCTCGAGCAGACCATCCATGCCGTGGTTAGTGCAACGGCAAGGTTATCCGCCCGCCAGCACGGTGCGTTGATCATCATGCAGAGACTGGACAACCTCGATGAGTTCGCACAGAGCGGCGTTCAAATCGAAGCAAAAGTGACACCCGAACTGCTGTTGCAAATCTTCTATCCGAACACGCCCCTGCACGACGGCGGCGTAATTATCTACAACTCCAAGGTCATTGCTGCGGCTTGCGTGCTTCCGCTTTCTGCCAGTGGAATTCTGAACCGCACCCCGGAGCGTCAAATGGGACTTCGCCACCGTGCCGCGCTGGGCACCTCCGAAGCCAGCGACGCCATTGCCATCGTCGTTTCAGAAGAGACGGGCGCGATCTCCATTGCGCATGCCGGCAGAATGCTGCGCCGGCTGGACCCTGAACGCCTGGAAAATATTTTGATCGCATTCTTCCGTCCAAACGGCCGGGAATATAAACCGAACCTGCTTGAAAGACTTTTACCGGGTTTGTTTCATCGAAGAGAAGATAAATAATGTTTCGCTGGATCTCAAAAAATTACCGTACCTTCCTGTGGGCATTCGCACTTGCCATGGCCGTTTGGATTTCCGCCGTCACCTCCGCAGACCCGGATGAGACACGCCTGCTTCCATCACCCGTCCCCGTACAGGTGATCGGGCAGTCCCCCAATCTCGTGCTGAACAGCAGCGTCCCAAAGGAAGTGGAGGTGACCCTGCGTGCACCACGCTCTGTTTGGAACATGATCGAGGCGGATCCTCAACTTGTGCGGGCCATCCTGGACCTCTCAGGCATGAGTTCAGGGGAACACTCCGTTGAATTGCAGATACAAATTGATGTGCGTCCGGTACAAATCATTTCTGTTGCACCCCGCACAGTCACCTTTCTGTTGGAGCCGCTCACAACGAAAACCCTGAGCGTGGACTTGAGCGTCGCCGGAGAGCCCGCCATCGGTTATCAGGCGGGAGATGCAAGCATGGAGCCAATGGAAGTTGTGGTGGCAGGCGCACAGTCCCAGGTCCAGCAAGTGATGCGTGCGCGCATATCCGTGGACTTAAACGGCATCCGCGAAAATTACGAACAGACCCTGACGGTGGAAATCCTTGACGACAAGGGTCAAAAGGTGAACAGGGTCACGGTGTCTCCTGAATCGATCCATGTCACTCTGCCGGTCATCCAACAGGGCGGCTACCGTGATGTGGCCGTGAAGGTGACGATCATTGGACGT of Anaerolineales bacterium contains these proteins:
- a CDS encoding CdaR family protein; this encodes MFRWISKNYRTFLWAFALAMAVWISAVTSADPDETRLLPSPVPVQVIGQSPNLVLNSSVPKEVEVTLRAPRSVWNMIEADPQLVRAILDLSGMSSGEHSVELQIQIDVRPVQIISVAPRTVTFLLEPLTTKTLSVDLSVAGEPAIGYQAGDASMEPMEVVVAGAQSQVQQVMRARISVDLNGIRENYEQTLTVEILDDKGQKVNRVTVSPESIHVTLPVIQQGGYRDVAVKVTIIGRVASGYRLTDLSVFPPVVTIFSTDPQLVSRLPGVVETQPLDLQNAQDDINTRLTINLPEGISVIGEQTVLVQAGVSPIESSVTLAGERVEIIGLENGLTAQISPTSVDVILSGPLSLLDTLTRQGVRATVDLTGLAAGTYQIAPKVEILIANIVVESILPNTIEVVIAPISTPSPTPRP